A genomic segment from Sorangium aterium encodes:
- a CDS encoding ATP-binding protein, with protein MAPYRSSREDRAAPPPPPGPVADMVQQFADPYAFLRELVQNGMDAGARKIAVRVEALPGACATSVADDGCGMSREDIEGPLLTLFSSSKEGDATKIGKYGVGFVSVFALQPQQVDVETWRDGKAWLLRLHSDTSYELEDAGPRQGSGTRVTLIQRLGREAFVEHARRAQAALRRWCRHADREITLSIADHEGGSRTGALRIDSPLAIAAPVSVTAVEEETTVVVGPSAGAQHLARPTSGDGDPAGEHGQSFAGFYNRGLTLFETADELFSGLSGVRFKVMSPHLQHTLSRDNVRRDDAFWEAIARVRELVKGPLRRELAARLPQAAAAAAAGEAEGAATYAAMLEAALSPPTALDPDEIPFPLASPVAGDRCRAGLRALAPGREPLLVARRSDALTAAMARGGLPVVLCNHRATRALLKRCFPAARIEKAHAAYLLVREEREEPKRARAADAALLQVIADALARARHGVARVSLCQVEGALRQRSGFLLPGSGERAGPEQSCHAAREVVRRAARFPPGHALYLNIESDTVALARRRAAVDAVTAGNLLARALLVEAKGPLDPEDSDRLLDLSASPPPLAGAARGERAPAGGPRPAPRGSPR; from the coding sequence ATGGCACCCTACCGCTCCTCTCGCGAGGACCGCGCCGCGCCCCCGCCGCCGCCAGGCCCGGTCGCCGACATGGTGCAGCAGTTCGCCGACCCGTACGCCTTCCTGCGCGAGCTCGTGCAGAACGGCATGGACGCCGGCGCGCGGAAGATCGCCGTGCGCGTCGAGGCGCTGCCCGGCGCGTGCGCCACCTCGGTCGCCGACGACGGGTGCGGCATGAGCCGCGAGGACATCGAGGGCCCGCTGCTCACCCTCTTCAGCTCGTCGAAGGAAGGCGACGCGACGAAGATCGGTAAATACGGCGTCGGCTTCGTCTCCGTGTTCGCCCTCCAGCCGCAGCAGGTCGACGTGGAAACGTGGCGCGACGGGAAGGCATGGCTCCTCCGGCTGCACAGCGACACGAGCTACGAGCTCGAGGACGCCGGACCGCGCCAGGGCAGCGGCACGCGCGTGACCCTGATCCAGCGGCTCGGCCGGGAAGCGTTCGTGGAGCACGCGCGCCGCGCGCAGGCGGCGCTCCGCCGCTGGTGCCGCCACGCCGATCGCGAGATCACCCTCAGCATCGCCGACCACGAGGGCGGCTCCCGCACGGGCGCCCTGCGGATCGACTCCCCGCTCGCCATCGCAGCGCCCGTCTCCGTGACCGCCGTCGAGGAAGAGACCACCGTCGTCGTCGGCCCCTCCGCCGGCGCTCAGCACCTCGCACGGCCCACGAGCGGGGACGGGGACCCCGCCGGCGAGCACGGCCAGAGCTTCGCCGGCTTCTACAACCGCGGGCTCACCCTGTTCGAGACCGCGGACGAGCTCTTCAGCGGGCTCTCGGGCGTGCGGTTCAAGGTGATGAGCCCCCACCTCCAGCACACCCTGAGCCGCGACAACGTGCGCCGCGACGACGCCTTCTGGGAGGCGATCGCGCGCGTGCGCGAGCTCGTCAAAGGTCCGCTCCGGCGCGAGCTCGCCGCCCGCCTCCCGCAGGCCGCGGCAGCCGCAGCCGCCGGCGAGGCCGAGGGCGCCGCCACCTACGCGGCGATGCTGGAGGCGGCGCTGTCGCCGCCGACCGCGCTCGATCCGGACGAGATCCCGTTCCCGCTCGCGAGCCCCGTCGCCGGCGACCGGTGCCGCGCGGGGCTCCGGGCGCTGGCGCCAGGGCGCGAGCCGCTGCTCGTGGCCAGGCGATCCGACGCGCTGACCGCGGCCATGGCCCGTGGCGGGCTGCCCGTCGTGCTGTGCAACCACCGCGCGACCAGGGCGCTGCTGAAGCGGTGCTTCCCGGCGGCGCGCATCGAGAAGGCGCACGCCGCCTACCTGCTCGTGCGCGAGGAGCGCGAGGAGCCGAAACGCGCCCGCGCGGCCGACGCCGCGCTCCTCCAGGTGATCGCCGACGCGCTCGCCCGCGCCCGGCACGGGGTCGCCCGGGTGAGCCTCTGCCAGGTCGAGGGCGCCCTCCGCCAGCGCAGCGGGTTCCTCCTGCCCGGGAGCGGGGAGCGCGCCGGGCCCGAGCAGAGCTGCCACGCGGCGCGCGAGGTCGTGCGCCGCGCGGCGCGCTTCCCGCCCGGGCACGCCCTCTACCTCAACATCGAGAGCGACACCGTGGCCCTCGCGCGCAGACGGGCCGCCGTCGACGCGGTGACGGCCGGCAACCTGCTCGCCCGCGCGCTGCTCGTCGAGGCCAAGGGGCCGCTCGATCCCGAGGACAGCGACCGGCTCCTCGACCTCTCGGCGAGCCCGCCGCCGCTCGCGGGCGCGGCGCGCGGCGAGCGGGCGCCCGCAGGCGGCCCGCGCCCCGCGCCAAGGGGGTCCCCGCGGTGA